One segment of Cetobacterium sp. NK01 DNA contains the following:
- a CDS encoding cation:proton antiporter, whose amino-acid sequence MIGIDEANIFYLLLQLSIIFILTNFVNSFLKKINQPTITGDLLVGIILGPTILGSFFPKIYNFIFPQNLVQVAMLDTLGWFGLFLVLLSTGIEVDFSSIWKQRKNALVISILDIIIPIVFSMAFIYFLPSRYFEFSDNKFITSFFISVIMTISALPIAIRALREVGIMKSDLGFLIISALTINDIIGWIVFTLLLSLFSMKFFDWEIAIKITLYTGIFTFLALNVGKKVVNWLFSKVVNQDSDGVQGVLAVLISTGVVFGLITLEIGIHTLFGFFIAGIVAGDSPIFTKSARNTVHNFVYSIFASLFFVNIGLKINFFESFNLFLALFITFVGVAGRYLGAWIGSTLSKNIKYRNIISIAHTPGGEMHIVVSLIALSFGLLNKELFVAIVFAAILSSIINGPWLAIASKRFNYLESFEILIYPGVKLEAENKAQVIYKLLNLLKLEYNETNILENILDREDLICSGLENAIAIPKGNVGDETKTKIIYARLENPINWNSLDGRLTKNIFLILTSKDEQENQIKVVKKITNFSKKCDEVKELDSLSTEKNIEDYIIKILSD is encoded by the coding sequence ATGATAGGAATAGATGAGGCTAATATATTTTATTTACTACTTCAGCTTTCTATAATCTTTATATTAACAAATTTTGTAAACAGTTTTTTAAAAAAAATTAATCAACCAACTATAACAGGGGATTTATTGGTAGGTATTATTTTAGGTCCTACTATATTGGGGTCATTTTTTCCTAAAATATATAATTTTATATTTCCTCAAAATCTTGTTCAAGTAGCTATGTTAGATACACTAGGATGGTTTGGACTATTTTTAGTTCTTTTATCAACTGGAATAGAGGTAGATTTTTCAAGTATTTGGAAACAAAGGAAAAATGCTTTAGTAATTTCAATTTTGGATATAATAATACCGATAGTATTTTCAATGGCTTTTATATATTTTTTACCAAGTAGATATTTTGAATTTAGTGATAACAAGTTTATAACCTCATTTTTTATCTCAGTTATTATGACTATAAGTGCTCTACCTATAGCTATTAGGGCTTTGAGAGAAGTTGGGATAATGAAAAGTGATTTGGGATTTTTAATAATATCAGCACTGACAATTAATGATATTATAGGTTGGATTGTATTTACTCTTTTACTTTCTCTTTTTTCAATGAAATTTTTTGATTGGGAGATAGCTATAAAGATAACTCTATATACAGGTATATTTACATTTTTAGCTTTAAATGTAGGAAAAAAAGTTGTAAACTGGCTTTTTTCAAAAGTCGTAAATCAAGATAGTGATGGAGTTCAAGGAGTGTTAGCTGTTTTAATATCAACTGGAGTTGTTTTTGGACTTATAACTTTAGAGATTGGGATTCATACACTTTTTGGTTTTTTTATAGCTGGAATTGTAGCTGGAGATTCACCAATTTTTACAAAAAGTGCTAGAAATACTGTGCATAATTTTGTCTATTCTATATTTGCATCTCTGTTCTTTGTAAATATAGGACTTAAGATTAATTTCTTTGAAAGTTTTAATCTGTTTTTAGCTCTTTTTATAACATTTGTAGGTGTTGCAGGAAGATATTTAGGAGCATGGATTGGTTCAACTTTATCAAAGAATATAAAGTATAGAAATATAATCTCAATAGCTCATACTCCTGGAGGGGAGATGCATATAGTTGTAAGTTTGATAGCTTTAAGCTTTGGGCTATTAAATAAAGAACTTTTTGTAGCCATAGTTTTTGCAGCAATTTTATCATCTATAATTAATGGTCCTTGGTTAGCAATTGCATCTAAGCGTTTTAATTATTTGGAAAGTTTTGAAATTTTAATATATCCTGGTGTAAAGTTAGAAGCTGAGAATAAAGCTCAGGTAATATATAAGTTATTAAATTTATTAAAATTAGAATATAATGAAACTAATATTTTGGAAAATATATTAGATAGAGAGGATTTAATTTGTTCAGGATTAGAAAATGCTATAGCTATTCCTAAGGGAAATGTAGGGGATGAAACAAAAACTAAAATAATATACGCACGTTTGGAAAATCCTATAAATTGGAATTCTCTTGATGGAAGATTGACTAAAAATATATTTTTAATATTAACTTCTAAGGATGAGCAAGAAAATCAAATTAAAGTTGTAAAAAAAATCACAAATTTTTCTAAAAAATGTGATGAGGTAAAAGAGCTTGATAGTTTATCCACAGAGAAAAATATAGAAGATTATATAATAAAAATATTGTCAGATTAA
- a CDS encoding 1-propanol dehydrogenase PduQ translates to MKHFNIETSIYFGEGSLEKLKELDNKKILIICDKFIGTSEILKKVQSNLEKCDVAVFDDIIPDPTIKVVAKGVQVLKSEKVDLIIALGGGSSIDGAKAIREYYTKIEKNAKIDFYAIPTTSGTGSEVTEYSVITNEQENIKYALADKKLLPSVAILDPELVKSVPKSITADTGMDVLTHAIEAYISKEASDFTDALAEKAFELTVKNLEKAYLNGGDLQAREKMHNASCLAGLAFNSAGLGLTHSLAHVIGGRFHIPHGKINAIILPHVVRYNSNIERESYLDSKSEVLKKYQKLAKIADLSAINPFMGTSNLINFIVKLQKSLLIPGTLKDLKIDGSSLLEDIDNVYENVLKDICTKTNPREITKEDIKKLIKSIVG, encoded by the coding sequence ATGAAACATTTTAATATTGAAACTTCTATATATTTTGGAGAGGGATCTTTAGAAAAGTTAAAGGAGTTAGATAATAAAAAGATACTAATTATATGTGATAAGTTTATAGGAACTTCAGAGATCTTAAAAAAAGTTCAAAGTAATTTGGAAAAGTGTGACGTTGCAGTTTTTGATGATATAATACCTGATCCAACAATTAAGGTTGTAGCAAAGGGAGTCCAGGTACTGAAAAGTGAAAAAGTTGATTTGATAATAGCTTTAGGAGGAGGATCATCTATAGACGGAGCAAAAGCTATTAGAGAATATTATACAAAAATTGAAAAAAATGCAAAAATTGATTTTTATGCTATTCCAACTACTAGTGGAACAGGTTCAGAGGTGACAGAATATTCTGTTATAACAAATGAGCAAGAAAATATAAAATATGCTTTGGCAGATAAAAAATTACTGCCATCAGTGGCTATTTTAGACCCAGAGTTAGTAAAATCAGTACCTAAAAGCATAACGGCTGACACAGGTATGGACGTTTTAACTCACGCAATAGAAGCTTATATTTCAAAAGAGGCTTCAGACTTTACAGATGCTTTAGCTGAAAAGGCTTTTGAATTAACAGTAAAGAATCTAGAGAAAGCATATTTAAATGGAGGTGACTTACAAGCTAGAGAAAAAATGCACAATGCATCATGTTTAGCAGGGTTGGCTTTCAACTCAGCAGGATTAGGACTTACTCATAGTTTGGCCCATGTTATAGGTGGAAGGTTTCATATACCACATGGAAAAATAAACGCTATAATTTTGCCACATGTTGTAAGATATAATTCTAATATAGAAAGAGAATCATATTTAGATTCTAAAAGTGAAGTTTTAAAGAAATATCAAAAATTAGCAAAAATAGCTGACTTAAGTGCTATAAATCCTTTTATGGGAACAAGCAACTTGATTAATTTTATAGTTAAATTACAAAAATCACTTTTAATTCCAGGGACATTGAAAGATTTAAAAATAGATGGAAGCTCTTTATTAGAAGATATAGATAATGTTTATGAAAATGTTTTAAAAGACATATGTACAAAAACTAATCCAAGGGAGATAACAAAAGAGGATATAAAAAAATTAATAAAGAGTATAGTGGGATAA